A genomic segment from Nicotiana tabacum cultivar K326 chromosome 9, ASM71507v2, whole genome shotgun sequence encodes:
- the LOC107770246 gene encoding serine/arginine-rich splicing factor RS41 isoform X2, with product MDDERDAEDAIRGLDRIEFGRKGRRLRIEWSKEERSSRRPESSRKSSSSVKPSKTLFVINFDPHNTRSRDIERHFDPYGKILNIRIRRNFAFVQYETQEDASRALDATHMSKLMDQVITVEYANKDDDDRRTGFSPDRNRDRGGLRRGYDRDRSRSPYGRERGSPDYGRGRVRSPSPLRHGRSSPDYGRGASPNPNHRERNSEYGRGHSPSMRKERNPDQGNGHSPNPRRLRAGSENGHVSSPPEEGMLDDRRASPSPPRGRREKQSPDGYRGRSPRSKPEEIDSPGYAAAESPLPERHRSDSPPARERSRS from the exons ATGGACGATGAAAGAGATGCAGAAGATGCTATTCGTGGACTTGACCGAATAGAATTTGGTAGAAAGGGCCGCAGACTTCGCATTGAGTGGTCAAAG GAAGAGCGTAGCAGTAGGAGGCCAGAGAGCTCTAGGAAATCTTCATCTAGCGTCAAACCTTCGAAGACTTTGTTTGTCATAAATTTTGATCCACATAATACTAGGAGCAGGGATATAGAGAGGCACTTCGATCCGTATGGAAAAATACTCAATATAAGGATTAGAAGGAATTTTGCGTTTGTCCAATATGAAACGCAGGAGGATGCTTCTAGAGCCTTGGATGCTACACACATGAG TAAACTGATGGATCAAGTCATTACAGTTGAATATGCAAATAAAGATGATGATGACAGGAGAACTGGGTTTAGTCCTGATAGAAACCGTGATAGGGGTGGTCTCAGGAGAGGTTATGACCGAGATCGATCTCGGAGTCCTTATGGAAGAGAGAGGGGAAGTCCTGATTACGGTCGTGGTCGGGTCCGTAGCCCAAGTCCACTCCGTCATGGTAGGTCAAGTCCTGATTATGGTCGTGGCGCTAGTCCAAATCCCAATCATAGGGAAAGGAATTCTGAGTATGGTCGTGGCCATAGTCCAAGCATGAGAAAGGAGAGGAACCCTGATCAAGGAAATGGTCATAGCCCAAACCCTAGGAGGCTGAGAGCTGGTTCTGAAAATGGCCATGTGAGCAGTCCACCGGAGGAAGGAATGTTGGATGATCGTAGAGCCAGCCCTAGTCCTCCAAGGGGGAGGAGAGAGAAACAGAGCCCAGATGGTTATCGCGGTCGCAGCCCAAGGTCTAAACCTGAAGAAATTGATAGTCCTGGATATGCTGCAGCAGAAAGCCCTCTTCCAGAACGACACAGGAG CGATTCACCTCCAGCTAGAGAAAGATCTCGCTCCTAA
- the LOC107770246 gene encoding serine/arginine-rich splicing factor RS31 isoform X1 encodes MRPIFCGNVEYNARQSELERLFRRYGKVDRVDMKSGFAFVYMDDERDAEDAIRGLDRIEFGRKGRRLRIEWSKEERSSRRPESSRKSSSSVKPSKTLFVINFDPHNTRSRDIERHFDPYGKILNIRIRRNFAFVQYETQEDASRALDATHMSKLMDQVITVEYANKDDDDRRTGFSPDRNRDRGGLRRGYDRDRSRSPYGRERGSPDYGRGRVRSPSPLRHGRSSPDYGRGASPNPNHRERNSEYGRGHSPSMRKERNPDQGNGHSPNPRRLRAGSENGHVSSPPEEGMLDDRRASPSPPRGRREKQSPDGYRGRSPRSKPEEIDSPGYAAAESPLPERHRSDSPPARERSRS; translated from the exons ATGAGGCCAATTTTCTGTGGGAATGTTGAATATAACGCCAGACAGTCAGAGTTGGAGAGGCTTTTCAGAAGATATGGAAAGGTGGATAGGGTGGATATGAAATCTG GTTTTGCTTTTGTTTATATGGACGATGAAAGAGATGCAGAAGATGCTATTCGTGGACTTGACCGAATAGAATTTGGTAGAAAGGGCCGCAGACTTCGCATTGAGTGGTCAAAG GAAGAGCGTAGCAGTAGGAGGCCAGAGAGCTCTAGGAAATCTTCATCTAGCGTCAAACCTTCGAAGACTTTGTTTGTCATAAATTTTGATCCACATAATACTAGGAGCAGGGATATAGAGAGGCACTTCGATCCGTATGGAAAAATACTCAATATAAGGATTAGAAGGAATTTTGCGTTTGTCCAATATGAAACGCAGGAGGATGCTTCTAGAGCCTTGGATGCTACACACATGAG TAAACTGATGGATCAAGTCATTACAGTTGAATATGCAAATAAAGATGATGATGACAGGAGAACTGGGTTTAGTCCTGATAGAAACCGTGATAGGGGTGGTCTCAGGAGAGGTTATGACCGAGATCGATCTCGGAGTCCTTATGGAAGAGAGAGGGGAAGTCCTGATTACGGTCGTGGTCGGGTCCGTAGCCCAAGTCCACTCCGTCATGGTAGGTCAAGTCCTGATTATGGTCGTGGCGCTAGTCCAAATCCCAATCATAGGGAAAGGAATTCTGAGTATGGTCGTGGCCATAGTCCAAGCATGAGAAAGGAGAGGAACCCTGATCAAGGAAATGGTCATAGCCCAAACCCTAGGAGGCTGAGAGCTGGTTCTGAAAATGGCCATGTGAGCAGTCCACCGGAGGAAGGAATGTTGGATGATCGTAGAGCCAGCCCTAGTCCTCCAAGGGGGAGGAGAGAGAAACAGAGCCCAGATGGTTATCGCGGTCGCAGCCCAAGGTCTAAACCTGAAGAAATTGATAGTCCTGGATATGCTGCAGCAGAAAGCCCTCTTCCAGAACGACACAGGAG CGATTCACCTCCAGCTAGAGAAAGATCTCGCTCCTAA